The genome window TGACCATGCTCGTATTTTTTCTTCATTTGATGAGGCGTGTAAGGACATTGATTATCTAGTTGCAACCTCGTCAATTGAGACAACGTCTGAGAAACGACATCTTCGTCAGCCGTTTATTCTTGATGAGTTTGCAAAAAAAATTTTTGACGTTGAAGGTCGCATTGGTTTGGTGTTTGGCCGCGAGGATTATGGTTTGTTTAATGAGGAGATTGCAGCATGTGATGTGATGGTGAAAATCCCAACCAGTCCATCATACCCATCATTGAATTTATCTCATGCAGTTACCGTAGTTTTATATTCTCTGTATACGCATAATGTTGAGTACAAAAGAAAACGAAAACTCAGTAAAGTTGAGAAAGAGAT of Candidatus Thermoplasmatota archaeon contains these proteins:
- a CDS encoding RNA methyltransferase, whose translation is MSRQKKIFSQFVVLLVEPKYSGNIGAVARSMKNFDFETLYLVDPCELDADCYARAMHAQDLVDHARIFSSFDEACKDIDYLVATSSIETTSEKRHLRQPFILDEFAKKIFDVEGRIGLVFGREDYGLFNEEIAACDVMVKIPTSPSYPSLNLSHAVTVVLYSLYTHNVEYKRKRKLSKVEKEMLFRFFSDLLDEIDYPKHKKENTKIMFKRMMGRALPSQWEYHTLMGVLSGALEKIKKK